A window of the Butyricimonas virosa genome harbors these coding sequences:
- a CDS encoding thioredoxin domain-containing protein: protein MRKIFLFVILLCWGIVGFTQDGVNFEHLSFKEALDKAQAENKLVFVDCYTSWCGPCRNMTEHIFPQEKVGDYFNSKFVCVKYDMEKGEGPELGKRFGVRAYPTFLVLRTDGTLVHKLVGGRDADGIIRGVEEAFDASKASGAMEASYQAGERGKEFLLKYLKTLIRFYDPLETVVAGELMDQLSDKEKMSKDYWFLFTNQNLSPAGSNIEKYLLKNYTYFCKSIGKEEVSKEVEKRYVERLMRIFKKEEIMTERQLKALGREIDALKLPNNGDLQSYVKIARGETKNLTSLVSVCENEFFKIKALEVPYIHFYDRIMKEGTPEDKERWIVVGEKLYVQMEDGEMKKIIKLCLDFYKNNNKQN, encoded by the coding sequence ATGAGAAAGATATTTCTTTTCGTGATATTATTGTGCTGGGGGATAGTGGGATTTACCCAGGATGGAGTGAATTTTGAGCATTTGAGCTTTAAGGAGGCATTGGATAAAGCCCAGGCAGAGAATAAGCTGGTGTTTGTGGATTGTTATACTTCTTGGTGTGGTCCTTGTCGGAACATGACAGAACATATTTTTCCTCAAGAGAAGGTTGGAGATTATTTTAATTCGAAATTTGTTTGTGTGAAATATGACATGGAAAAGGGGGAAGGGCCTGAATTGGGTAAACGCTTTGGAGTGCGAGCTTATCCTACTTTTCTGGTCTTGCGTACGGATGGAACGCTTGTTCATAAATTGGTAGGCGGACGTGATGCTGATGGAATTATTCGGGGTGTAGAGGAGGCTTTTGATGCCTCCAAAGCCTCCGGTGCAATGGAGGCGAGCTATCAAGCTGGAGAGCGTGGTAAAGAGTTTTTGCTGAAATATCTGAAGACTTTGATTCGTTTTTATGATCCGTTGGAGACTGTTGTTGCCGGAGAATTGATGGACCAATTGAGTGATAAAGAAAAAATGAGCAAAGATTATTGGTTTCTTTTTACAAATCAGAATTTGTCTCCTGCAGGGTCTAATATTGAGAAGTATTTATTGAAAAATTATACATATTTTTGCAAGTCAATAGGCAAAGAGGAAGTTTCTAAAGAGGTGGAAAAACGATATGTGGAACGTTTGATGAGAATATTCAAGAAAGAAGAAATCATGACCGAGCGACAATTGAAAGCTCTAGGACGTGAAATCGATGCTCTAAAATTACCTAATAACGGAGACCTGCAGTCTTATGTGAAGATTGCACGGGGCGAGACGAAGAATTTGACTTCTTTAGTGTCTGTTTGCGAGAATGAATTTTTCAAGATTAAAGCGTTGGAAGTTCCCTATATTCATTTTTATGATCGTATCATGAAAGAAGGAACCCCGGAGGATAAGGAACGTTGGATTGTTGTGGGTGAAAAATTGTATGTGCAAATGGAAGATGGTGAAATGAAAAAGATAATCAAGCTTTGTTTGGACTTTTACAAGAATAATAATAAGCAAAATTGA
- a CDS encoding PKD-like family lipoprotein codes for MKQFIYIWLGIILLSVVSCYDDKGNYDYHDINEITFGDVNTTYNVLLNIDTLKIDALVEMSTGDKTDASRFQYAWIISPINTSNQKDTISTERVLNYFISLAPNTYDLYLKIWDKKTDVHWKKKFTVIVGTPYSRGIMLIGEDVNGYADAQMISMSGLDTVVIKNVLATSGLPALKGPISFFHTGNQGEEYRQVWVLSESGSYYLDRQTLQGTESDVFQNFLLEDYGEPMMPIAIAPEQRDINGKVEGNRIVVCNNGYLFYTGLNMLTYGTYSFPLNCLQDDLSKYIPASKYLFYSIQSLKKFIWYSEETDRFYKVEGYLNPYSDTIVPKISDAFVWDQKETGRKLIYGENTWNEAKAWVSDGNSFALMGDGTNAFIYKFYVNNLEAKNCYRISSSVATDVLSADFYAFSSTRSVLFYVKNNTLYAYNYDIGNERVDMIPLETTDEITMLKFDLTMEPMKDALYIATYSAIEGGSLRKYYVGNNPDKVELKSDPKAVWKGLTKVKNMSWRALL; via the coding sequence ATGAAACAATTTATATATATATGGTTGGGAATTATACTTTTAAGTGTAGTTTCATGTTATGATGACAAGGGTAATTATGATTATCATGATATAAATGAGATAACATTTGGAGATGTTAATACGACATATAACGTTTTATTAAATATCGATACCTTGAAAATAGATGCTCTTGTTGAAATGTCGACAGGAGATAAAACAGACGCAAGTCGTTTTCAGTATGCGTGGATAATATCTCCTATAAATACGAGTAATCAAAAAGATACAATTTCTACGGAGCGTGTGTTAAATTATTTTATCTCTTTGGCACCTAATACGTATGATTTGTATTTAAAAATTTGGGATAAAAAAACAGATGTGCATTGGAAGAAAAAATTTACGGTAATAGTAGGAACTCCTTATTCCCGGGGAATCATGTTGATAGGAGAGGATGTGAATGGTTATGCTGATGCGCAAATGATTTCTATGTCAGGTTTAGATACCGTGGTAATTAAAAATGTATTGGCAACTAGTGGATTACCAGCCCTCAAAGGGCCTATTTCTTTTTTCCATACAGGAAATCAAGGGGAAGAATATAGACAAGTATGGGTGCTTTCTGAATCCGGATCATATTATTTGGATCGGCAGACGTTACAAGGGACTGAATCGGACGTGTTCCAGAATTTTTTATTAGAGGATTATGGCGAACCGATGATGCCTATTGCAATCGCTCCAGAGCAAAGGGATATTAATGGTAAAGTTGAAGGTAATAGAATCGTTGTTTGTAATAATGGCTATTTGTTCTATACGGGTCTGAACATGCTAACATATGGGACTTATTCTTTCCCGTTGAATTGTTTACAGGATGACTTGAGTAAGTATATTCCTGCAAGCAAGTATCTTTTTTATAGTATTCAATCGTTAAAAAAGTTTATATGGTATTCAGAAGAAACTGATCGTTTCTATAAGGTTGAGGGGTATTTGAATCCTTATTCCGATACGATTGTACCGAAGATTTCGGACGCATTTGTTTGGGATCAAAAGGAAACAGGGCGTAAGTTGATCTATGGAGAGAATACTTGGAATGAAGCAAAGGCATGGGTTTCTGATGGAAATTCGTTTGCTCTTATGGGGGATGGAACGAATGCTTTTATTTATAAATTCTATGTGAATAATTTGGAAGCAAAGAATTGTTATCGAATTTCTTCAAGTGTAGCAACTGATGTATTAAGTGCTGATTTTTACGCTTTCTCGTCTACTCGTTCTGTGTTATTTTACGTGAAGAATAACACGTTGTATGCTTATAATTATGATATAGGTAATGAGCGTGTGGATATGATCCCTTTGGAAACAACGGATGAGATTACCATGTTGAAGTTTGATTTGACCATGGAACCTATGAAAGATGCTTTGTATATTGCGACATATAGTGCAATAGAGGGTGGTTCTTTACGAAAATATTATGTGGGAAATAATCCGGATAAAGTAGAGTTAAAATCAGATCCGAAGGCAGTTTGGAAAGGATTGACGAAAGTGAAGAATATGAGTTGGAGAGCGTTGCTATAA
- a CDS encoding DUF4843 domain-containing protein, with product MKRLIYIWILFFSCVACERDLMSYKGEEAIYFAVQDGHSWGSEKDWPYMPYSLAEFGNILEDTLTVKIKVMITGEEKDYPRPFKVVVNPDSTTAREGVHYRALADEYVVEANSSYAYIPVLLYRQPEMKTDTVTLGLKLVANDYFSLTFDEFDKMDKFTNGSVVYDSFDATMHKICMTDIMPKPKQWSAFEFGTFTPKKLNLICQYFGYTYDDFQNDKKITYLQQTVISRKFSEVLNKAYHDGSPILEDNGQLMWVKGCVYGQGSYPEGNK from the coding sequence ATGAAAAGATTGATATATATATGGATACTGTTTTTCTCTTGTGTCGCCTGTGAGCGGGATTTGATGTCATACAAGGGAGAGGAAGCCATTTATTTTGCCGTGCAAGATGGTCATTCATGGGGTTCGGAAAAGGATTGGCCTTATATGCCTTATTCTTTGGCAGAATTCGGGAATATTTTAGAAGATACGTTGACCGTTAAGATTAAAGTGATGATTACCGGAGAGGAAAAAGATTACCCGCGTCCTTTTAAAGTTGTGGTAAACCCGGATAGTACGACAGCAAGAGAAGGAGTTCATTATCGAGCATTAGCGGATGAATATGTTGTGGAAGCAAATAGTAGTTACGCTTATATTCCTGTTTTACTTTATCGTCAACCTGAAATGAAAACAGATACGGTGACTTTAGGGTTGAAGCTGGTTGCAAATGATTATTTCTCATTGACTTTTGATGAGTTTGATAAGATGGACAAATTCACAAATGGTAGTGTGGTTTATGATTCTTTCGATGCGACGATGCATAAAATTTGTATGACTGATATTATGCCTAAACCGAAACAATGGTCTGCTTTTGAATTTGGAACTTTTACGCCTAAGAAATTGAATCTAATATGTCAATACTTTGGATATACTTATGACGATTTCCAAAATGACAAAAAGATAACTTATTTGCAACAGACGGTTATTTCAAGGAAATTTTCAGAAGTGTTGAATAAAGCCTATCACGATGGTAGTCCTATATTAGAGGATAATGGACAGTTGATGTGGGTGAAGGGGTGTGTATATGGGCAAGGTTCCTATCCGGAAGGGAATAAATAA
- a CDS encoding RagB/SusD family nutrient uptake outer membrane protein, with product MKTKIKHCWLLCLLAFCSCSSWIDIKPSDRLSEGMLFEDRQGFEKAINGVYVGLTDRALYGRTLSAGIIDFMAQYYTYGSGSDMNSMVGAYRYEEDEIKAIFQSAWEKAYALIVNCNIIIEKCDAKREVLSDVYYGLYKGEAIALRAMLHLDMLRLFGPVYDDASKTEKSIPYVTNSDSEISPLLSAEEILNFVIEDLKVALDLLKSVDPILTEGVRNESNNDGGDNSLYYRQYRMNYYAVKALLARAYAWGHDGRNALIVAEEILREVQVEGAEIFPFVEHSVAVDPSVPDRVFSTEVIFSLYDSYRGTEIQDKLFIPTVDQIYTFSSRRLEMGREYSFYASENDYRYAIWAKYSNAGTEINYHRKYEDVSGGNASKFNKMVPLIRLSEIYLLAAECSGNFEMAKGYLDKVRNNRNCPSSTATETTLMDEITKECRREFLGEGQMFFFYKRKAMQKIPNGKWEKDSESQTINMNMNNYVVPLPDSEINMRLN from the coding sequence ATGAAAACGAAAATAAAACATTGCTGGCTTTTGTGTTTGTTGGCTTTTTGTTCTTGCAGTTCATGGATTGATATAAAACCATCCGATCGTCTGTCTGAAGGTATGCTTTTTGAAGATAGGCAGGGATTCGAGAAAGCGATTAACGGGGTGTATGTCGGGTTGACTGATCGGGCTCTTTATGGGCGGACTTTAAGTGCTGGGATAATTGATTTTATGGCGCAGTATTATACTTATGGTAGCGGTAGTGATATGAATTCGATGGTGGGAGCCTATCGTTACGAGGAGGATGAAATAAAGGCAATTTTCCAAAGTGCTTGGGAGAAGGCTTATGCTTTGATTGTGAATTGTAATATAATTATCGAGAAATGTGATGCTAAAAGAGAGGTGTTGTCTGATGTTTATTACGGTTTGTACAAAGGTGAGGCAATTGCTTTGAGAGCCATGTTACATCTGGATATGTTGCGTTTGTTCGGTCCTGTTTATGATGATGCTTCTAAAACGGAAAAAAGTATCCCGTACGTGACGAATTCCGATTCGGAAATTTCTCCCTTACTTTCTGCTGAAGAGATTCTGAATTTTGTGATCGAGGATTTGAAAGTGGCTTTGGATTTGTTGAAGAGTGTAGATCCAATTTTAACGGAAGGTGTGCGTAACGAATCAAATAATGATGGGGGAGATAATTCTTTGTATTATCGTCAATATAGGATGAACTATTATGCAGTGAAAGCTTTGTTAGCCCGGGCGTATGCATGGGGACATGATGGAAGGAATGCTTTGATTGTTGCAGAAGAAATTTTGAGGGAAGTACAAGTAGAGGGAGCTGAGATTTTTCCTTTCGTGGAACATTCTGTAGCCGTTGATCCTTCTGTGCCTGATCGGGTGTTTTCCACAGAAGTGATATTTTCTCTTTATGATTCTTACCGGGGAACGGAGATACAAGACAAATTGTTTATTCCGACCGTAGATCAAATATATACTTTTAGTTCCAGGCGTTTGGAGATGGGAAGGGAATATTCTTTTTATGCTTCCGAGAATGATTATCGCTATGCAATCTGGGCAAAATATAGTAATGCGGGAACAGAAATTAATTATCACCGGAAATACGAAGATGTATCAGGGGGTAATGCGAGCAAGTTCAACAAAATGGTGCCTTTAATTCGTTTGAGTGAAATCTATTTATTGGCTGCCGAATGTTCTGGTAATTTTGAAATGGCAAAGGGATATTTGGATAAGGTACGAAACAACCGAAATTGTCCCAGTTCTACCGCGACGGAAACTACTTTAATGGATGAAATTACGAAAGAGTGTCGTCGGGAGTTTTTGGGCGAAGGCCAAATGTTTTTCTTTTACAAGCGTAAAGCTATGCAAAAAATTCCGAATGGGAAATGGGAAAAAGATTCGGAAAGTCAGACGATAAATATGAACATGAATAATTATGTTGTGCCACTTCCGGATAGTGAGATTAATATGAGATTGAATTAA
- a CDS encoding SusC/RagA family TonB-linked outer membrane protein, producing MTLKVFILLVAFTSVSAMSYSQEQKMDVVFRDEMLENVLEYLKANTDYEFVYRRESLGNSKVKNVELKDVTLKQILDQVLCQNGFGYEIVDKIVIVRKLVMSQQKKEIKITGQVTDEKKQPMPGVTVVVKGLTIGTATDADGRYVLKLPEVKDLAILFSFVGMETMEVKYAGQDTINVVLKENVKVVDEVVITGIYTRKKESFTGSSTTFNSKDLKMVGNQSVLQSLKTLDPAFAIMENNEFGSDPNHLPDIEIRGKSSIVGLTDEYETDPNQPLFILDGFETTLQTISDLSMDRVQSITILKDAAATAIYGSKAANGVVVVETKLPQAGSLRLTYNGNMQLSFADLSDYNLMNSYEKLTFERLAGCYRLIDDNGNILDEEQEQIYNDLMKEVARGVDTYWMNEPLRFAVTHRHTLSIEGGDDVFRYGVGVSYGNTQGVMKGSDREVMNGNIRLIYRKGRLSFTNNLNIDYSKADREPVAFSEFAKANPYFRKYDENGELKKVLFSNYSTTYYSPLFDMRQTNFDETESTGFTNNFEVDWRVIDELRIRGRFGLTKSNEQMKKFRSPFNTEFASKSDNADRGSYEETNTKVLNYDGDFSVTYGKLINEKHMINTVGGMRLSQNGSDKSGYKVQGFIDDEFSNPAFALGYQEDGKATYMDSKNRALSYYLNFGYSYDDRYLLDLNYRADGSSVFGSDKQFTNTWSVGLGWNIHNEAFFESVSGISLLKLRASIGNPGNQNFNDYISTRVYSYNTNNMNIFGSSAIVSNLGNRGLEWQKTLDRNIGFDLVIVDNRLRVNFDYFNKKTDPLLVHIGTPSSTGATTIPRNVGKQITQGVNVTLNYSIIRRDDMFWSVNANMRHQTSEYRNVSDVLTKYNLDNRNRNLTRYYDGGSPSDLWAVRSCGIDPATGREIFLTKEGKQTFVHDYDDEMVVGNSDPDVEGVIGTSFYYKGFSASINLRYRLGGQIFMQTLYDKVENLSSVKKWENLDKRALYDRWKQPGDKAKFKSIADSEVTPISSRFVENNNVLSGESISLGYESTGKWLSRIGASSMSFRAYMNDIFRVSTVKNERGLSYPFARSVSFSLGVTF from the coding sequence ATGACATTGAAAGTTTTTATTTTGCTTGTTGCATTTACTTCTGTAAGTGCCATGAGTTACTCGCAAGAACAAAAAATGGATGTGGTATTCCGTGACGAGATGCTTGAAAATGTTTTGGAATACTTGAAAGCGAATACGGATTACGAGTTTGTGTATCGTAGAGAGAGTTTGGGAAATTCTAAAGTGAAAAACGTAGAATTGAAAGATGTAACCTTGAAACAAATTTTAGATCAAGTATTATGTCAGAATGGGTTTGGCTACGAGATTGTAGATAAGATTGTTATTGTTCGTAAGCTTGTTATGTCCCAACAGAAAAAAGAAATTAAAATTACCGGTCAGGTTACCGATGAGAAAAAGCAGCCTATGCCAGGTGTTACGGTTGTTGTGAAAGGTTTAACAATCGGTACAGCCACGGATGCTGACGGGAGATATGTATTGAAACTTCCAGAAGTGAAAGATTTAGCCATCTTATTTTCTTTTGTCGGGATGGAAACAATGGAAGTAAAATATGCGGGTCAGGATACGATAAACGTGGTACTTAAGGAAAATGTAAAGGTAGTGGATGAAGTGGTTATCACGGGTATTTACACTCGTAAGAAAGAAAGTTTCACAGGATCTTCAACGACATTTAACTCTAAAGATCTGAAAATGGTTGGTAATCAGAGTGTGTTACAAAGTTTGAAAACTTTGGATCCGGCCTTTGCTATTATGGAAAATAATGAATTTGGTTCAGATCCGAATCATTTGCCTGATATTGAAATTCGTGGAAAGAGTAGTATCGTGGGATTGACGGATGAGTATGAGACTGACCCGAATCAACCATTGTTTATTTTGGATGGTTTCGAAACAACATTACAGACAATTAGTGATTTGAGTATGGATCGGGTGCAGAGTATCACGATATTAAAAGACGCTGCGGCTACGGCTATTTATGGTTCTAAAGCGGCTAATGGGGTGGTGGTGGTTGAGACGAAATTACCGCAAGCGGGTTCCTTAAGATTAACGTATAACGGGAATATGCAACTTTCTTTTGCTGATTTGTCAGATTATAATTTGATGAATTCTTACGAGAAGTTGACATTTGAACGTTTGGCCGGGTGTTATCGTTTAATAGATGATAATGGTAATATCTTAGATGAGGAACAGGAGCAGATCTATAATGATTTGATGAAAGAGGTTGCCAGAGGGGTTGATACTTATTGGATGAATGAGCCATTACGTTTTGCAGTAACTCATAGACATACTCTTTCTATCGAGGGAGGTGATGACGTTTTTCGTTACGGTGTTGGGGTAAGTTACGGTAATACACAAGGAGTTATGAAAGGCTCCGATCGAGAGGTGATGAATGGGAATATTCGTTTAATTTATCGGAAAGGAAGATTGTCTTTCACGAATAATCTGAATATTGATTATTCAAAAGCTGACCGGGAACCGGTGGCGTTTTCTGAATTTGCTAAAGCGAATCCTTATTTTCGTAAATATGATGAAAATGGGGAGTTGAAAAAGGTATTGTTCTCTAATTATTCTACTACTTATTATAGTCCGTTATTTGATATGAGACAGACTAATTTTGATGAAACGGAATCAACGGGTTTCACGAATAATTTTGAAGTAGATTGGAGGGTAATAGACGAGTTGAGGATTCGAGGACGATTCGGATTGACAAAATCGAATGAACAGATGAAAAAGTTCAGATCACCGTTTAACACGGAATTTGCTTCCAAGAGTGATAATGCTGATCGGGGAAGTTACGAGGAGACAAATACTAAAGTTCTGAATTACGATGGGGATTTTAGTGTGACTTACGGGAAGTTGATTAACGAGAAACACATGATCAACACTGTTGGTGGTATGCGTTTAAGCCAAAACGGTTCGGATAAAAGCGGGTATAAGGTGCAAGGTTTTATCGATGATGAGTTTTCTAATCCGGCCTTTGCTTTGGGTTATCAAGAGGACGGAAAGGCAACTTATATGGATTCCAAGAATCGTGCGTTGAGTTATTATTTGAATTTCGGTTATTCTTATGATGATCGTTATTTATTGGATTTAAATTACCGGGCAGATGGTTCTTCCGTGTTCGGGTCAGATAAACAATTCACGAATACTTGGTCTGTTGGATTGGGGTGGAATATTCACAATGAGGCTTTCTTTGAAAGTGTATCGGGTATTAGCTTACTCAAATTGCGTGCTTCTATTGGTAATCCTGGAAATCAGAATTTTAATGATTATATTTCTACCCGAGTCTATAGCTATAACACGAATAATATGAATATTTTCGGTTCTAGTGCAATCGTTTCCAACTTGGGAAATCGGGGATTAGAATGGCAAAAGACGCTGGATCGTAATATCGGTTTTGATCTCGTTATTGTTGACAATCGTTTAAGAGTGAACTTTGATTACTTTAATAAGAAGACCGATCCATTGTTAGTACATATCGGAACTCCTTCTTCTACGGGTGCGACGACGATTCCTCGCAATGTGGGTAAGCAAATCACACAAGGTGTAAACGTGACGTTGAATTATTCTATTATACGTAGAGATGATATGTTTTGGTCCGTGAATGCGAATATGCGTCACCAAACTTCGGAATACCGGAATGTTAGTGATGTTTTGACCAAATACAATCTGGATAACCGTAATCGTAATTTAACCCGCTATTATGACGGGGGGAGTCCTTCCGATTTGTGGGCCGTGAGGTCTTGCGGAATTGATCCGGCAACCGGTCGGGAAATTTTCTTGACGAAGGAAGGTAAACAAACTTTCGTGCATGATTATGATGATGAGATGGTTGTTGGAAATAGTGATCCGGATGTAGAGGGAGTGATCGGTACATCTTTCTATTACAAGGGATTTTCGGCTTCCATTAATTTGCGTTATCGTTTAGGTGGACAGATTTTTATGCAGACACTTTATGATAAAGTAGAGAATCTTTCCAGTGTGAAGAAATGGGAAAATTTAGATAAGCGAGCTTTATACGATCGTTGGAAACAACCCGGAGATAAGGCAAAATTCAAGTCGATTGCTGATAGTGAAGTAACGCCGATTTCTTCTCGTTTTGTGGAAAATAATAACGTGTTGTCCGGAGAATCTATTTCGTTGGGATACGAGAGTACGGGAAAGTGGTTAAGTCGTATTGGGGCTTCTTCCATGTCGTTTAGAGCTTACATGAATGATATTTTCCGTGTTTCTACGGTGAAGAATGAACGAGGATTGAGCTATCCTTTCGCCCGTTCTGTATCATTTTCATTAGGAGTGACTTTCTAG
- a CDS encoding FecR family protein, whose amino-acid sequence MMMCGSEKWFRIAGLLARQRVGQLSEKELRELEEWREASSENKLLYDRWQDGEFLEASFKSYQRIGRRKALLDMEKRVQFQRKKKLRLRVLRWGSVAAVFVMVVLSSLYLFDRETEKTVKEQVAIALMKPQRPVLRLDNGTTMLLDSLKGNFEEAGVLVKKAGESTLSYSAEDLGFPQHMQLAYNTIEVPKGSEFDLILSDGTRVWLNANSKLKYPVTFGSDKREVELEGEGYFEVTRDETRPFRVVVEKQTVEVLGTEFNVDAYPEEKNTYTTLVSGKVKVDTDGQTVILDPGMQSVVNDEKMYTRKVNVAEVISWRNGMFVLENHTLEEIMSKLARWYDFTVFYQNMSLKEATFKGKIPRYASFESVLNILEKTGEVKFNVKNQIVTVYQ is encoded by the coding sequence ATGATGATGTGTGGGAGTGAAAAATGGTTTCGAATAGCCGGATTACTTGCCCGACAGCGGGTCGGACAACTTTCCGAGAAGGAACTTCGGGAATTGGAAGAATGGAGAGAAGCTTCTTCGGAAAATAAGTTGTTGTATGATCGTTGGCAAGATGGAGAATTTCTAGAGGCCAGTTTTAAAAGTTACCAAAGAATAGGCCGTCGAAAGGCATTGTTGGATATGGAAAAGCGAGTACAGTTCCAACGTAAGAAGAAGTTGAGATTACGGGTTCTACGTTGGGGAAGTGTGGCGGCAGTATTTGTTATGGTCGTGTTGAGTAGCTTATATTTGTTCGATAGAGAAACAGAAAAAACTGTAAAGGAACAGGTTGCAATTGCTTTGATGAAACCACAGCGTCCCGTGTTAAGGTTAGATAATGGGACGACAATGTTGTTGGATAGTTTGAAGGGGAATTTTGAAGAGGCTGGAGTTTTAGTAAAGAAAGCCGGGGAATCAACGTTGTCCTATTCGGCAGAAGATTTAGGTTTCCCGCAACATATGCAATTAGCCTATAATACCATCGAAGTCCCTAAGGGTTCCGAATTTGACTTGATTTTGTCTGATGGAACTAGGGTTTGGTTGAATGCTAATTCTAAATTGAAATATCCGGTTACTTTTGGAAGTGATAAACGGGAAGTGGAGTTAGAGGGTGAGGGATATTTTGAAGTGACGAGAGATGAGACGAGACCTTTCCGGGTTGTCGTGGAGAAACAAACTGTGGAGGTGTTGGGAACTGAATTTAACGTGGATGCCTATCCGGAAGAGAAAAACACGTATACCACTTTGGTCAGTGGGAAAGTGAAAGTGGATACTGATGGGCAGACCGTGATTCTTGATCCGGGGATGCAATCCGTGGTAAATGACGAAAAAATGTACACTCGGAAAGTTAACGTGGCGGAGGTAATAAGTTGGAGGAACGGGATGTTCGTGTTGGAGAATCACACCTTGGAGGAGATCATGTCGAAACTGGCTCGTTGGTATGATTTCACGGTTTTTTATCAAAATATGTCTTTGAAAGAGGCTACATTTAAAGGAAAGATTCCTCGTTATGCTTCTTTCGAGTCGGTATTGAATATATTGGAGAAAACGGGTGAGGTAAAGTTTAACGTGAAAAATCAAATAGTAACTGTTTATCAATAA
- a CDS encoding sigma-70 family RNA polymerase sigma factor — MNWNAQILIDFQKGKLDLLYRNVYPGLILYAIKYLGEESEFLAEDCVQNAIFSAWERRNKFDSVYTFKAFLYMAIKNDIISIHRKNSARERYVRELEDASCFANSVIDQEAQTLLYSAIEELPEKAKIVFEMSFMEGLKNVEIAEKLGLSDSSVKKYKASALDFLRKKLEPSLFLFLFSGL; from the coding sequence GTGAATTGGAATGCCCAGATATTAATTGATTTTCAGAAAGGGAAGCTGGATTTACTGTACCGGAATGTTTATCCGGGATTAATCTTGTATGCCATCAAGTATTTGGGAGAGGAAAGCGAGTTTCTAGCAGAGGATTGTGTGCAAAATGCCATTTTTAGTGCTTGGGAAAGAAGGAATAAGTTTGATTCCGTGTACACGTTCAAGGCTTTTCTTTATATGGCGATCAAAAATGATATCATCAGTATTCACCGAAAAAATTCAGCCCGGGAGCGATACGTCCGGGAGTTAGAGGATGCATCTTGTTTTGCCAATTCGGTCATTGATCAAGAGGCTCAGACATTGTTGTATAGTGCCATCGAGGAGTTGCCGGAGAAAGCAAAAATTGTTTTTGAAATGAGCTTTATGGAAGGGTTAAAGAATGTGGAGATTGCGGAAAAACTGGGTTTATCCGATAGTTCGGTGAAAAAATACAAGGCGAGTGCCTTAGATTTCTTGCGCAAAAAACTAGAGCCTTCTTTATTTTTGTTCTTATTTTCAGGCTTGTAG